The genome window ACGGCCGGCCAAAATGAGAATCCCTCTCATATTTCACTCATCCCCTACCCGAGGGTCGAAAATGACTAATCAGAGGAAGCACCGGAGCATCACGAAGCTGCTGCCCAGCATGCTGGTTCTGGGCCTGACCGCGACCTACCTGGGTGGGTGCGGTGATGACGAAGAGCCCACCCCGACGCCGGACGCGGGCACCAACACCGACGCGGGCACCAACACCGACGCGGGCACCAACACCGACGCCGGTACCAACACGGACGCGGGCACGGACGCCGGCACGGTCACGCCGGACACGGACCTGGCGTTCGTGCGGCTGAACACCAACGGCTCGGTGGACACCAGCTATGCCTCGAACGGCATCTCGCGCGTGAGCCTGGGCACGGGCGCCGGCACGGTGCGCGACGCCATGTGGAGCGTCAGCCGCGACGCGCAGGACCGGCTGGTGGTGTTCGCCACCAAGAAGGCGGAAGGCACGCGCACGGACACCGACCGCGTGGTCGCCCGCATCACCACCAACGGCGCGCTGGACGAGACCTTCAACGCGACCCCGGCCGCGAACGCGAAGAAGGGCTTCTACGCGCTGGACATCGGCGGTCTGGGTGACTCCGCCCGCCACGGTCTGGTGCAGGCGGACGGGAAGATCATGTCCGCCGGCTACCTGTCGCAGCCCTCGGGCGTGGGCGCGCAGTCCGCCAATCGCATTGTGATGCTGCGCCTGAACGACACGGGCACGGTCGACAACACCTTCGGCTCCAAGGGCGTGCTGAACTCGGCGCCGTTCGCCACGAACGACCCGACCAAGGAGTGGGGCATCTCCGAGGCCTACGCCGCGGTGCAGCTGTCCACGGGCGACTACATCACCACCGGCTACGGCCGCGCGGCGGGCGTGTCGGGCAACACGGTGGACCTCATCTCGTTCCGCTACACCGCGACGGGCGCGCTGGACACCACGTTCGGCGTGAACGGCGCGTTCATCCTGGACCTGGCCGGCGACAACGACCGCGGCCGTGACGCGGTGGCCCTGAAGGACGACCGCGTGTTCATGGTGGGCAGCGCGACCCGGGGCCCCAGCCAGATCGATGCCCTGGCGGTGGTGCTGACGGCGAACGGCCAGCCGGCGACAGTGGACGGCTTCACCGAGGGCTACAAGCTCTACTCCTTCGACCGTCCGGACGAGGCCTTCTTCGACGTGGAGAAGAAGGACGTGGGGAACGAGGAGTACGTGGCCGCCGCG of Corallococcus exiguus contains these proteins:
- a CDS encoding NHL repeat-containing protein — its product is MTNQRKHRSITKLLPSMLVLGLTATYLGGCGDDEEPTPTPDAGTNTDAGTNTDAGTNTDAGTNTDAGTDAGTVTPDTDLAFVRLNTNGSVDTSYASNGISRVSLGTGAGTVRDAMWSVSRDAQDRLVVFATKKAEGTRTDTDRVVARITTNGALDETFNATPAANAKKGFYALDIGGLGDSARHGLVQADGKIMSAGYLSQPSGVGAQSANRIVMLRLNDTGTVDNTFGSKGVLNSAPFATNDPTKEWGISEAYAAVQLSTGDYITTGYGRAAGVSGNTVDLISFRYTATGALDTTFGVNGAFILDLAGDNDRGRDAVALKDDRVFMVGSATRGPSQIDALAVVLTANGQPATVDGFTEGYKLYSFDRPDEAFFDVEKKDVGNEEYVAAAGYRAGGGEDDDAILLIRNMTTGTEFVGAVPFSETENDRFWGVTFGPDNKVYAAGFVTEGGDNRFAVARFNLDGTRDTTFGTGGIVTVNIIAGKLDEAARAIAVQADGKIVIAGAAEAQ